TTTCGGCATCACCCCACAATTCTTCTACGCCATAAAACTCACGCTTGTCTGTCCGGAAAACGTGAATCACAACATCCACATAATCAAGCAGTATCCACTCGCCATATTCCAAACCTTCTTTGCGCCAGGGCTCGGTTTGGGTTGCTTTAAAAATTTCATCTTCAATGCTGTTGGCTATCGCTTTTACCTGCGTGGTCGAGTCGGCATGGCAAACTACAAAGTAATCTGTTACCGAACTATTTAGGTTACGAAGGTCTAATCTTACAATTTCATTACCTTTTTTTTCCTGGATACCATGTATCGCAAG
The genomic region above belongs to Mucilaginibacter sp. KACC 22773 and contains:
- the rsfS gene encoding ribosome silencing factor, whose protein sequence is MVKNKKVGQSTYISELAIHGIQEKKGNEIVRLDLRNLNSSVTDYFVVCHADSTTQVKAIANSIEDEIFKATQTEPWRKEGLEYGEWILLDYVDVVIHVFRTDKREFYGVEELWGDAEIKYYKSA